The nucleotide window AGCAGGTCGCTGGCCTCCTGCCAGAGCTGTTGTTGTGCCGAATCGAACTCGATGCCCAGTTCGCGCTTGACGTACCACTCGGGGAACAGCTCCAGCTCCCGACGCAACAACGCAACGTCGTAGCTGGGCAACGGCGCAACCATCGGCAACTGCTGGAAAGCCAGCAGCGCTTGCAAGGCATCACGGAACAAATCGTCGGCATTTTCCCCGTCGATCAGGTCCAGATAGGTCTGGTTGCCCAGGTCATTGAGCAAAAGAAAGCCGCGTTCGAGATCTTCTGCATAAATTTTTGGCACATTAATTCCGGATTTCGCCAGCAAAAACGCAATATCCACGAAGGGTTTGCAGTTTTCCTGGGGCGGCGGCGCATCCATCACGATCAGACTGCGGCCCTCGCCTTCCCAGCGGAAATAACGCCGGAAACTCGCGTCGCTGCTGGCCGCGGTCAATGTGGCCGGGGGTACGACACCCCAGCCTTGGGCGGCAAAAAGGATCGGAAGTTGCTCATCGAGCCAAACTTTCAGGTGTTGCAAACGTACATCTTGGTCGGGCATTGCAAGGGTCTCCGACGGCCCTAGCCGTCAAGCGGGTCATGCTTTATTATCCAGCATCTTTTTCAGACCATCGAGAGGCGTGCGGCCCACACCGCGGGCAGATGGCACGCAGGAAGCCCGGACTAATAAGATGGCATTGAAATCCCCCGCGTTTCGTAAAAAATTTCCGTTGCTGGTCACCGGCAGTCTGCTGGCCCTGCAACCCCTGGCCTCTTCATTCGTCGTCGCGGCGCAGCAGTATGACTGCTCCGTCTCCGCTTCGGGTGCCTGGGACTGTTCCCCCAAGTCTCCGGCCGCCGCGTTGCCGCCACGTCCGGTGCATGAAGGCAGTGCCGTTGCCGACAGCGGCGACGCTGCGACCGGCAGCAGCTCGGTTGAAGCAGCCGGCGACAAGCCCGTGCTGGTCACCGAAGCCAAGGGCCGCGGCCTGAAGTCGCGCAGTGCAGACTACAGCCACCTCGATTGGGTTCCACGAGAGAACCTCACGCCTGCGCAATTGGCCGAAACCGGACCTTATTGCTCCGGTGCCTATATCGAGCCGACCCGTCCTGGCATGAACGACAAGACGGCCAAGAGTGACGCCCCGACCTTCCTCGGCGCCAAGGCTTCACGCTACGAGCAGGAACAACAGGTGGCGACCCTGGCCGGTGACGTGGTCATGCGCCAGGGCAGCATGCAGGTCGAGGCGGATGAAGCCAGCCTTTACCAGGCCGAGAACCGCGGCGAGCTGAACGGCAATGTACGGGTTCGCGACAACGGCGCGCTGATTGTCGGCGACCACGCCGATGTCCAGCTGGACACCGGCGAAGCCAAGGTCGACAACGCCGAATACGTGATGCACAAGTCGCGCATCCGCGGTAACGCCCTGTACGCCAAGCGTGCCGAGAACGCGATCATTCGCCTCAAGGACGGTACGTACACCACGTGTGAACCGAACAGCAACGCCTGGACGCTCAAGGGCAACAACATCACCCTGAACCCGGCCACCGGCTTCGGTACCGCGACCAACGTGACGCTGCGGGTCAAGGACATCCCGATCCTCTACACGCCTTATATCTACTTCCCGATCGATGACCGTCGCCAGTCCGGTTTCCTGCCGCCGACCATCGGCAGTGGCAGCGACACCGGTTTCCTGTTGGTCACCCCGTACTACTTCAACCTGGCGCCGAACTACGACGCCACGTTGTACCCGCGCTACATGAGTAAGCGCGGCCTGCTGATGGAAGGCGAACTCCGTTACCTGACCAAGTCCAGCGAAGGTCAGTTCGGCGCGGCGTACCTCAACGACGAAGAAGACGAACGCGCCAAGCAGTCCGACTACAGCAAGACCCGCTACATGTATAACTGGCAGCACAAGGGCGGGCTGGACTCGCGGGTGCTGACGGAAGTCGACTACACCAAGATCAGCGACCCGTATTACTTCCAGGATTTGCAGACCGACCAGATCGGGGTCGAGTCCAAGGACTACGTGAATCAGCAAGGTGCGGTCAGCTATCGCGGAGATAGCTACACGGCTCGGGTGAATGCCCAGGCGTATCAGATGGCAACGATCTCGAAGATCACGCCGTATAACCGCCTGCCGCAAATCACTTTCAACGGCACCCTGCCACAGCATCCGTATGGACTGGACTTTGCCTACAGGACAGAGCTGGTGCGGTTTGACCGTAATTTGCGAGACGGCCTCTACAGCGATGAAGAGGGTGTCACGAAACCGTGGCTGGATACCCGGGTCTGGGGCCTTGCCCGCGCAAATGGTAATCGTCTGAATCTGGCACCGGTCGTCAGCCTGCCAATGAACGCAAGCTATGGTTATATCAAGCCGTCGCTCAAGTACCAGTACACCCAATATGACCTCGACCTTGATGGTGAGGGCAAGTCGGATATCGCCGGGCAGACTGCCGAGCAAGACCGCCTGCGAGGCACCTACAGCAGCAGTCAGAACCGCGGTGTGCCAATTGCCAGCATCGACAGCGGCCTGTATTTCGACCGCGACACCCAATGGTTCGGCACCAACTACCGTCAGACATTAGAGCCTCGCCTGTTCTATCTCTACGTACCGGAGAAGGACCAGAGCGACATTCCCGTGTTCGATACCAGCGAATCGACCTTCAGCTATTCCTCGTTGTTCCGGGATAACCGCTTCTCCGGTTCCGACCGTGTCGGCGACGAGAACAAGCTGTCCCTGGGCGTGACCAGCCGCTGGATCGAAGAAAACGGCTTCGAGCGTCAGCGCGTCAGCGTCGGCCAGGCCCTGTACTTCAAGGATCGCGAAGTCCAACTGCCGGGCATCGATTTCAAGACCCGCGAAGACGCCAAATCTGACGTATCTCCGTACGCGCTGGAATACGAATTCCGCTGGAATCGCGACTGGCGTACCACTGCCACCTACAACTGGGACCCGGATACCCACAGCCCGCGCTCGGGCAGTGCGATGTTCCATTACCAGCCGGAAGACAACCCGAACAAGGTCATCAACGCCGGTTATCGCTATCGTAATGACCAGGTCCGTTATGACGAGGCCACCGGTCAATGGCAAGTGGGTGGTGGCGACTACGGCACACCGGGCACGCCTGGCTACGTTAAGGACTACTACAAGATCAAGCAGCATGATTTCTCGGTCATCTGGCCGATCGTTCCGCAGTGGAATGCTATCAGCCGCTGGCAGTATGACTACAACCGCAACCGTACCCTGGAAGCCTTCGGCGGTTTCGAATACGACAACTGCTGCTGGAAATTGCGCCTGATCAACCGTTACTGGGTCGACTATGAAGAGTTCAGTCAAGCCGCCCCGGAAAACGAAAAAGGCGACCACGGCATCTTCCTCCAAATTGTCCTGAAGGGACTCGGCGGCCTCACCGGCGCCAAGGTAGAGAGCTTCCTCGACAAAGGCATCCAAGGTTATCGTGAACGTGAAGACCAAGCTTTCTGATTGTCTGCGCCCGCTGATGCTGGGCGCGCTGTTCCTGGGTACCGCGGCCAACGCCGCGGTACAGTCCATCGATAAAGTGGTGGCCATTGTCGATAACGACGTGGTCATGCAGAGCCAGCTGGACCAGCGCGTCCATGAAGTGCAGCAAACCATCGCCAAGCGCGGCGGCGGCCTGCCACCGCCGGGCGTGCTGGATCAGCAAGTGCTCGAGCGCCTGATCGTCGAAAACCTGCAATTGCAGATCGGCGAACGTTCTGGCATCCGCATCACCGACGAAGAGCTGAACCAGGCCGTCGGTACCATCGCCCAGCGCAACAACATGACCATCGACCAGTTCCGTGCCGCGCTGGCTCACGATGGCCTGTCCTACGATGACGCCCGCGACCAGATCCGCCGCGAGATGATCATCAGTCGCGTGCGCCAGCGTCGGGTGGCTGAACGCATTCAGGTTTCCGAGCAGGAAGTGAAGAACTTCCTCGCTTCCGACCTGGGCAAGATGCAGCTTTCCGAAGAACTGCACCTGGCAAACATCCTGATTCCTACCCCGGAGAGCGCAAACTCCGAAGCGATTCAGAGCGCTTATCGCCAGGCAATGGATGTCTACCAGCAGCTCAAGCAAGGTGCCGACTTCGGCCAGATGGCCGTAGCCCGTTCGGGCAGCGAAAACGCCCTGGAAGGCGGCGACATGGGCTGGCGCAAACCGGCTCAACTACCGCCTCCGTTCGACCGCGAACTGAGCGCCATGGCGGTGGGTGACATTACTCAGCCTGCCCGCACTCCTGGCGGCTTCATCATTCTGAAAGTGTTGGAGAAACGTGGCGGTGGCGCGCAGGTGCGTGACGAAGTCCATGTTCGCCACATCCTGATCAAACCCAGTGAGATTCGCAGCGAGGCTGAAACCAAGCGCCTGGCGGAGAAACTCTACGACCGCATCGAAGCGGGCGAAGACTTCGCCGAACTGGCGAAGAGCTTCTCGGAAGACCCGGGCTCGGCCCTCAACGGCGGCGACCTGAACTGGGTTGATCCAAACGCACTGGTACCCGAGTTCCGCAAGGTCATGGCCGAAACACCACAAGGCCAACTGTCCAAGCCGTTCAAGAGCCCTTATGGCTGGCATGTCCTGGAAGTCCTTGGCCGTCGCGCCACCGACAGCACTACCCAGGCCCGCGAACAACAGGCAATGACGGTACTGCGCAATCGCAAGTACGACGAAGAGCTGCAAACCTGGCTGCGCCAGATCCGCGACGAAGCCTACGTTGAAATCAAACTCCCTGGTGCAGACCAGGCAGCGCAGTGAAACCCAAGCGTTTCGCGTTGACGCCCGGCGAGCCTGCCGGCATTGGTCCCGACCTGTGCCTGCTGCTCGCCGCGCAGCCCCAGCCATATCCCCTGATTGCCATCACCAGCCGCACCCTGCTCCTTGAGCGGGCTGCGCAGCTGGGCGTGGCCGTCAACCTGCTTGCAGTGACACCGGACGCCTGGCCGGATGTCCCCGCGCCGGCCGCCAGCCTGTATGTCTGGGATACGCCCCTTGGCGCCCCGGTCATCACCGGGCAGTTGGACAAGGCCAACGCCGGCTTCGTCCTGGAAACCCTGACCCGTGCCGGCCAGGGCTGCCTGGATGGCGCTTTCGCCGGCATGATCACCGCACCGGTACACAAGGGCGTGATCAACGAATCCGGCATCGCCTTTTCCGGGCACACCGAATTCCTCGCGGACCTGACCCACACCGCACAGGTCGTGATGATGCTCGCCACCCGTGGCCTGCGGGTGGCCCTGGTGACTACTCACCTGCCCTTGCGGGACATTGCCGACGCCATCACTCCGGAGCGCCTGGAGCGTGTCACGCGGATACTGCACGCCGACTTGCAGGAAAAGTTCGGCATCGCCCACCCACGCATCCTGGTCTGCGGGCTCAACCCCATGCCGGTGAAGGCGGACACCTGGGCCGCGAAGAAATCGACATCATTGAACCTACATTGGAGCGCTTGCGCAGCGAAGGCATGAACCTGCATGGCCCGCTGCCTGCCGACACTCTGTTTACCCCAAATATCTGGAGCACTGCGACGCGGTGCTGGCGATGTACCACGACCAGGGCCTGCCCGTGCTGAAGTACAAAGGCTTCGGCGCGGCAGTCAACGTAACCCTGGGCCTGCCGATCATCCGCACGTCGGTGGACCATGGCACCGCCCTGGACCTGGCCGGTAGTGGCAAGATCGATACCGGCAGCCTGCAGGTCGCGCTGGAAACCGCCTACCAGATGGCCGAGACCCATTTATGACCGAGCAATACCAACACCGCGCGCGCAAGCGTTTCGGCCAGAACTTCCTGCATGACGCCGGTGTGATCGATCGCATCCTGCGCTCCATCAACGCCAAGCCCGACGACCGCATGCTGGAAATCGGCCCGGGCCAGGGCGCCCTGACCGAGGGCCTGCTGGACAGCGGTGCGCAACTGGACGTGGTGGAGCTGGATAAGGACCTGGTTCCGATCCTCAATCAGCAATTCGCCGGCAAGAGCAACTTCAACCTGCACCAGGGCGACGCACTGAAGTTCGACTTCAACAGCCTGAACGCCGCGCCGAACAGCCTGCGGGTCGTGGGCAACCTGCCGTACAACATCTCTACGCCACTGATCTTCCACCTGCTGAGCAACGCCGGCCTGATCCGCGACATGCATTTCATGCTGCAGAAGGAAGTGGTCGAACGCCTCGCCGCCGGTCCTGGCGGTGGTGACTGGGGGCGCCTCTCGATCATGGTCCAGTACCATTGCCGGGTCGAACATCTGTTCAATGTCGGCCCCGGGCATTCAACCCACCACCCAAAGTCGACTCGGCTATTGTCCGCCTCGTCCCCCATGCGGTGCTACCGCATCCGGCCAAGGACCATCGGCTGCTGGAGCGCGTGGTACGCGAAGCCTTCAACCAGCGTCGCAAAACCCTGCGCAATACGCTGAAATTGCTGCTTAGCAGCACCGAAATCGAGGCCGCAGGCGTCGATGGCAGTCTGCGTCCCGAGCAGCTGGATCTGGCGGCCTTCGTGCGCCTGGCCGACAAGCTCAGCGAACAGGCCGCACCGAAAGCCGAAGCCATCTGAGGGACAATGGCCGTCTCGGGTGGGACGCCCTCTGGTTTACTACCCGATACTTGCCTAGACTGATCCCTTCAGCCACGCCCGCGTCCCGCTTCTAAGGCCCTTTTGCATGTCCGATCCTCGTTATCAGGTCGACGTCAGCGTCACCACCCGCTTCCTGGCAGAACAGTCGCAACCCGAACATAACCGTTTCGCCTTCGCTTACACCATCACCGTGCGCAACAACGGCTCGCTACCGGCCAGACTGCTGTCGCGGCACTGGATCATCACCGATGGCGACGGTCATGTCGAAGAGGTGCGTGGCGAGGGCGTGGTCGGCCAGCAACCGCTGATCGATGCCGGCAACAGCCACAGCTACAGCAGCGGCACCGTGATGACGACCCGGGTCGGCACCATGCAGGGTACCTATCAAATGCTGGCCGAGGACGGCAAACGCTTCGATGCCATCATCAAGCCCTTTCGCCTGGCGGTGCCCGGAGCCTTGCACTGATGGCCACCTATGCGGTCGGCGACCTGCAAGGTTGCCTCAGCCCACTCAAGTGCCTGCTGGAGCGAGTCGCTTTCGACCCGCAGAAAGACACACTGTGGCTGGTGGGCGACCTGGTCAACCGTGGCCCGCAATCGCTTGAGACGTTGCGTTATCTCTTCAGAATCCGCCAGTCCCTGGTGTGCGTACTCGGCAATCACGACCTGCACCTGCTGGCCGTCTGGCAGAACATCGAGCGCCTGAAGAAATCCGATACCTTGAAGGAAATCCTCGATGCCCCCGACTGCATCGAATTGCTGGAATGGCTGCGCCAGCAAAAGCTCATGCACTACGACGAGCAGCGCAACCTGGCGCTGGTCCATGCCGGCATCCCGCCCCAGTGGTCCCTGCGCAGGGCGCTCAAGTGCGCCGGCGAAGTCGAGCAGGCGCTACGCGACGACAACCTGTTCGGTCCCTACCTGGACGGCATGTATGGCAACGATCCGGTCAAATGGGACAACGAACTCACCGGCGTGACCCGCCTTCGGGTCATCACCAACTATTTCACCCGCATGCGCTTCTGCACCCGCGACGGCAAGCTCGACCTCAAGGGCAAGGAAGGCATCGAGACCGCACCGCCCGGCTATGCCCCATGGTTCAAGCACAAGGAGCGCAAGACCCGTAACCTGAAGATCATTTTCGGACATTGGGCAGCATTGATGGGCCAATGCGACGAGCCAGACCTCTTCGCCCTCGATACCGGTTGCGTGTGGGGCGAAGCGCTGACACTGATGAACGTTGATACCGGCGAACGACTGCGTTGCGACTGCGACGAACAGGGGCACGCCAAACCCGATCACCCCCACCCTACCCTTGCGTCATCGCCGACCGGCACCGCCGTCTGATCGGCGCCTGGCCTGCTACAGGAGCCTTCCCATGACTGAATTCAAACGCATTCCCCCGGACCAAGCCCAGGCTCTGCGAGAGCAAGGCGCGGTCTTCGTCGACATCCGTGACCCCGCCACTTTTTCCGCCCTTCATATCAGCGGGTCAAAGCACCTGGACAACCACTCCCTGCATGATTTCATTACCAAGGCCGATCTTGACGCTCCGGTCGTGGTTGTTTGCTATCACGGTAATTCCAGCCAGAGTGCAGCCGCTTACCTGGTCGGCCAGGGCTTCACCGACGTCTACAGCCTGGATGGCGGCTTTGAGCTCTGGCGCACGACTTATCCGTCGGACACGGCGCAAGGCTCTCACGAATAATTTTTTACACTGTCCCAAACCCGCGTGAACCGTGGGCTTGGGCGATAGCAGACGAACGGTCTGCCATAACTTATTACGCATTCCACCTGTGCCTCTCCGATTCCGAACTATTCTTAGCCTCAGGCCATCCAAAACAGGGGAGAGCCGGTACACCGGCGCGCGGATCATCGGGAGTCAGCTTTCAGGAGCCTTTATTCTGGAAGCATTCTGGGGGGATAAACGGCAACTGGATTCCCAGCGGCTGACCAGCAACGACTGATTGATCCGACACCGGCTCCACGTATCGAGCGAGGTGACGTCATGAGTATTTTTAGCCACTTCCAGCAACGTTTCGAGTCCACGCGGCAGGAGGAATACTCGCTGCAGGAATACCTCGAACTCTGCAAGCAGGACCGCAGTGCCTACGCATCCGCCGCAGAGCGTCTGTTGCTGGCAATCGGAGAACCCGAACTGCTGGATACCTCGACCAACTCGAGGCTCTCGCGGATTTTTTCCAACAAGGTGATCCGCCGCTATCCGGCCTTTGAAGACTTCCACGGGATGGAAGAGTGCATCGACCAGATCGTGTCCTATTTCCGCCATGCAGCCCAAGGCCTGGAGGAGAAAAAGCAAATCCTCTACCTGCTTGGCCCGGTGGGTGGCGGTAAATCGTCCCTGGCCGAAAAACTCAAGCAACTGATCGAAAAGGTGCCCTTCTACGCGATCAAGGGCTCGCCGGTGTTCGAATCGCCCCTGGGACTGTTCAACGCCACCGAGGACGGCGCGATCCTCGAGGAAGACTTCGGCATTCCACGCCGCTACCTCAATACCATCATGTCGCCATGGGCCACCAAGCGCCTGGCCGAGTTCGGCGGGGACATCAGCCAGTTCAAGGTGGTCAAGCTCTACCCATCGATCCTCAATCAGATCGGGGTGGCCAAGACCGAACCGGGTGACGAGAACAACCAGGACATTTCGGCCCTGGTGGGCAAGGTCGATATCCGCAAGCTGGAAGAATTCCCACAGAACGATGCCGATGCCTACAGCTATTCGGGCGCGCTGTGCAGGGCCAACCAGGGCCTGATGGAATTCGTCGAGATGTTCAAGGCGCCCATCAAGGTGTTGCACCCCTTGCTGACGGCAACCCAGGAAGGCAACTACAACAGTACCGAGGGCCTGGGGGCGATTCCGTTCAACGGCATCCTGCTGGCTCACTCCAACGAGTCGGAATGGCACACCTTCCGAAACAACAAGAACAACGAGGCGTTCATCGACCGGATCTACATCGTCAAGGTGCCGTACTGCCTGCGGGTCACCGATGAGGTGAAGATCTACGACAAGCTGCTGTTCAACAGCTCACTGGCCAAGGCCCATTGCGCCCCCGACACCCTGAAGATGCTGGCCCAGTTCACCGTTCTCTCGCGCCTCAAGGAGCCGGAGAACTCCAACATCTATTCGAAGATGCGGGTGTACGACGGTGAAAACCTCAAGGACACCGATCCGAAGGCCAAGTCGATCCAGGAATACCGCGACAACGCGGGGGTCGATGAAGGCATGAACGGCCTGTCCACGCGTTTCGCGTTCAAGATCCTGTCCAAGGTCTTCAACTTCGACCCCCACGAGATCGCCG belongs to Pseudomonas sp. B21-028 and includes:
- the glpE gene encoding thiosulfate sulfurtransferase GlpE — encoded protein: MTEFKRIPPDQAQALREQGAVFVDIRDPATFSALHISGSKHLDNHSLHDFITKADLDAPVVVVCYHGNSSQSAAAYLVGQGFTDVYSLDGGFELWRTTYPSDTAQGSHE
- the surA gene encoding peptidylprolyl isomerase SurA; amino-acid sequence: MNVKTKLSDCLRPLMLGALFLGTAANAAVQSIDKVVAIVDNDVVMQSQLDQRVHEVQQTIAKRGGGLPPPGVLDQQVLERLIVENLQLQIGERSGIRITDEELNQAVGTIAQRNNMTIDQFRAALAHDGLSYDDARDQIRREMIISRVRQRRVAERIQVSEQEVKNFLASDLGKMQLSEELHLANILIPTPESANSEAIQSAYRQAMDVYQQLKQGADFGQMAVARSGSENALEGGDMGWRKPAQLPPPFDRELSAMAVGDITQPARTPGGFIILKVLEKRGGGAQVRDEVHVRHILIKPSEIRSEAETKRLAEKLYDRIEAGEDFAELAKSFSEDPGSALNGGDLNWVDPNALVPEFRKVMAETPQGQLSKPFKSPYGWHVLEVLGRRATDSTTQAREQQAMTVLRNRKYDEELQTWLRQIRDEAYVEIKLPGADQAAQ
- a CDS encoding aminoglycoside phosphotransferase family protein, giving the protein MPDQDVRLQHLKVWLDEQLPILFAAQGWGVVPPATLTAASSDASFRRYFRWEGEGRSLIVMDAPPPQENCKPFVDIAFLLAKSGINVPKIYAEDLERGFLLLNDLGNQTYLDLIDGENADDLFRDALQALLAFQQLPMVAPLPSYDVALLRRELELFPEWYVKRELGIEFDSAQQQLWQEASDLLIDSALAQPKVLVHRDYMPRNLMLSEPNPGVLDFQDAVYGPVTYDVTCLFKDAFLSWPEARVRGWLEDYWRQAGALGIPVQPDIEDFLRASDLMGVQRHLKVIGIFARICHRDGKPRYLGDVPRFFAYIEAVLARRPELAQLQALLSSLPRPAGATA
- the apaG gene encoding Co2+/Mg2+ efflux protein ApaG, with protein sequence MSDPRYQVDVSVTTRFLAEQSQPEHNRFAFAYTITVRNNGSLPARLLSRHWIITDGDGHVEEVRGEGVVGQQPLIDAGNSHSYSSGTVMTTRVGTMQGTYQMLAEDGKRFDAIIKPFRLAVPGALH
- a CDS encoding symmetrical bis(5'-nucleosyl)-tetraphosphatase; this translates as MATYAVGDLQGCLSPLKCLLERVAFDPQKDTLWLVGDLVNRGPQSLETLRYLFRIRQSLVCVLGNHDLHLLAVWQNIERLKKSDTLKEILDAPDCIELLEWLRQQKLMHYDEQRNLALVHAGIPPQWSLRRALKCAGEVEQALRDDNLFGPYLDGMYGNDPVKWDNELTGVTRLRVITNYFTRMRFCTRDGKLDLKGKEGIETAPPGYAPWFKHKERKTRNLKIIFGHWAALMGQCDEPDLFALDTGCVWGEALTLMNVDTGERLRCDCDEQGHAKPDHPHPTLASSPTGTAV
- a CDS encoding LPS-assembly protein LptD — translated: MALKSPAFRKKFPLLVTGSLLALQPLASSFVVAAQQYDCSVSASGAWDCSPKSPAAALPPRPVHEGSAVADSGDAATGSSSVEAAGDKPVLVTEAKGRGLKSRSADYSHLDWVPRENLTPAQLAETGPYCSGAYIEPTRPGMNDKTAKSDAPTFLGAKASRYEQEQQVATLAGDVVMRQGSMQVEADEASLYQAENRGELNGNVRVRDNGALIVGDHADVQLDTGEAKVDNAEYVMHKSRIRGNALYAKRAENAIIRLKDGTYTTCEPNSNAWTLKGNNITLNPATGFGTATNVTLRVKDIPILYTPYIYFPIDDRRQSGFLPPTIGSGSDTGFLLVTPYYFNLAPNYDATLYPRYMSKRGLLMEGELRYLTKSSEGQFGAAYLNDEEDERAKQSDYSKTRYMYNWQHKGGLDSRVLTEVDYTKISDPYYFQDLQTDQIGVESKDYVNQQGAVSYRGDSYTARVNAQAYQMATISKITPYNRLPQITFNGTLPQHPYGLDFAYRTELVRFDRNLRDGLYSDEEGVTKPWLDTRVWGLARANGNRLNLAPVVSLPMNASYGYIKPSLKYQYTQYDLDLDGEGKSDIAGQTAEQDRLRGTYSSSQNRGVPIASIDSGLYFDRDTQWFGTNYRQTLEPRLFYLYVPEKDQSDIPVFDTSESTFSYSSLFRDNRFSGSDRVGDENKLSLGVTSRWIEENGFERQRVSVGQALYFKDREVQLPGIDFKTREDAKSDVSPYALEYEFRWNRDWRTTATYNWDPDTHSPRSGSAMFHYQPEDNPNKVINAGYRYRNDQVRYDEATGQWQVGGGDYGTPGTPGYVKDYYKIKQHDFSVIWPIVPQWNAISRWQYDYNRNRTLEAFGGFEYDNCCWKLRLINRYWVDYEEFSQAAPENEKGDHGIFLQIVLKGLGGLTGAKVESFLDKGIQGYREREDQAF
- a CDS encoding PrkA family serine protein kinase yields the protein MSIFSHFQQRFESTRQEEYSLQEYLELCKQDRSAYASAAERLLLAIGEPELLDTSTNSRLSRIFSNKVIRRYPAFEDFHGMEECIDQIVSYFRHAAQGLEEKKQILYLLGPVGGGKSSLAEKLKQLIEKVPFYAIKGSPVFESPLGLFNATEDGAILEEDFGIPRRYLNTIMSPWATKRLAEFGGDISQFKVVKLYPSILNQIGVAKTEPGDENNQDISALVGKVDIRKLEEFPQNDADAYSYSGALCRANQGLMEFVEMFKAPIKVLHPLLTATQEGNYNSTEGLGAIPFNGILLAHSNESEWHTFRNNKNNEAFIDRIYIVKVPYCLRVTDEVKIYDKLLFNSSLAKAHCAPDTLKMLAQFTVLSRLKEPENSNIYSKMRVYDGENLKDTDPKAKSIQEYRDNAGVDEGMNGLSTRFAFKILSKVFNFDPHEIAANPVHLLYVLEQQIEQEQFQAETRERYLRFLKEYLAPRYIEFIGKEIQTAYLESYSEYGQNIFDRYVLYADFWIQDQEYRDPETGEILNRVALNEELEKIEKPAGISNPKDFRNEIVNFVLRARANNNGKNPTWLSYEKLRVVIEKKMFSNTEDLLPVISFNAKASKEDQQKHNDFVTRMVERGYTDKQVRLLSEWYLRVRKSQ